The window TCACTTTCCTGACCGTCCGGCGGACTCGGATGGTTTCAGGGCTTACCTGTGTTCGGCCCGGCAAAAACACGGTTTTACCGGGCCCGATTCGTTTCACCGGGGCATAAAAAACGCTGTACCGAAGCGGTACAGCAGAAAGGGAGAGGAGTTAGGTTGTTACTGGGTCCGGTAGAATTATAACCAGCAATGGGTGTTATCATACATTTTCACTAAAATTTAATTAAGGTAGACTTTTCGGTCCGGTGCAGGGGCAGCTTTTTCCGAACCTCCGCGACCTGGCCCAAGTCTATCTCGGCCAGGAGCACCGTCTCCCGCTCACCGGCGCAGGCAATTACCTCAGCCCAGGGGTTCACGACCAGCGAATGGCCGTAGTAGGGGTACGGACTGTCCTCCGTCCAGGCCGGGCCGGCGCCGGCCACAAACACCTGGTTATCGACGGCCCGGGCCCGCAGCAGCAACTCCCAGTGCGGAGGGCCGGTGAAGGTGTTGAAGGCGGCGGGGGCGACAATCAGCTCCGCACCGCGTGCCGCCAGGTCCCGGAACAATTCTGGAAACCGGAGGTCGAAGCAGATGGCCACGCCGAAAGTGACCAGGGGCGTGACAAAGACGGTGGGCGGACCGGTTCCGGGGGACAGGGTGTCCGATTCCCGGAAAACCAGGTCATCCGTCTCAATGTTGAACAGGTGCAGCTTGCGCTGGCGGCCGAGCATCCGCCCGTCGGGGCCGTAGACGAAGCAGGTGTTGTAGGTGCGCCCGTCCTCCGCTTCCGGAATTGAGCCGCCGATCAGGTACACGCCCAACTCCCGGGCGGTGCTGGTCAGCATTCGGAAGGTATCCCCGTCCGGGCAGGTTTCGGCGAAGCGGGTGAAGAACTCGTGCTGGTAGGGGCAGTTGAACATTTCAGGCAGCACCACGACCCGGGCCCCGGCCCGCGCGGCTTCAGCCGCCATTTGACGGGCCCGGCTCAGATTTTGCTCCTTGCTCGCGGTCACCGGCATCTGACAGATACCGAGCTTTATTACGCCCATGACCCACCTCCACCGCCCGGTTATGGTAGAATCTGAGTATCTCCGGGAACCGGCGGTTTTATTATAGGGTGTTTAGCGGCGGTGGTAAAACACCCGATCGGGTCCTGAGAAGGCCCGGTGGGCTTTTGGGAAAGGAGAGGCGGCGGGGAATGCAGTTGTTTTTGTTTTTTGGGTTGCTGTTTGCCTTCCTGGTGGCGGTGTTCGCGGTGCAGAATGCGGACCCGGTGGATATTGAGTTCCTGTTCTGGTGGGTGAAGGATGTTTCCCTCTCCCTGGTCGTTCTCGGATCGGTGTTCGCAGGAGCCCTGATCGCCCTGGTGTTGGGTTTTGCGCGCCAGTTCCGGATGGCCAGGCGGATCAAGGAGCTGACGGCCAAACTGGCCGGATATGAAATGGGTTCCAAAGGCACACCGAGGCCCGAAAAACAACACAAGCCGGCGGCTGCAGGTGAAGCCCGCCCGGGGCCGGAGCCAGGAGGCGACGCGCCCGCGGAAAAAGAGGCGGGGCCTGGAATCCGGGAGTAAGGGGAGTGAGCGGTGTCCCGCACGTTTGTGGTGCTGGACTTGGAAACCACCGGCCTCGATCCTCAAGCAGACGAGATTGTTGAGGTCGGCTTGGTGCGTGTCGAGGACGGGAAGCCCGGAGCGGTTTTCCACGCCCTGGTGCGCCCCTCGCGACCTTTGCCGGCGCGGATCAAGAGCCTGACCGGCCTGGACGATGCCGACCTGGCGGAAAGGCCGGATTGGTCCGAAGTGCGCCCGGCGGTGACCGCCTTCCTCGGGAATGAGCCGGTGGTCGGGCACCACGTGCATTTTGACCTGGCCTTCCTGGAAAGGCACGCCGGGTACCGGGCAACGCAGGCGTACGACACCGTGGACCTGGCGCGGCTGGTGCTGCCCGGACTGCCGTCGTACCGCCTGGAGTTGCTGTGTGCGCACCTGGACCTGCCTGAACGGCCGGGCCACCGCGCCATGGAGGACGCCCGGGCGGCGGCCGGGCTGTTCACGGCGCTCCTGGAAAGGTTTTGCCGCCTCGAATTCACCACCCAGGCCACGGTGCACCGCATCCTGTCCCAGACCCCCGGTTCTCCCTGGTTCCCGCTGGTGGACGCGGCGGTGCGGTTGGGGATCAAGACCCTTCCGGACCACGGAATCCAGGCGGCAGGCGACGGTGATTGGCCCGCCGCGGTTCCGGCGGTCGGGGCCGGGGTCAAGACCGTACCCGGGTTCGGCCCGCAGGCCGTTGAAGCGTTCCTGGGGCCCGGCGGTGTGCTGACCCGTCACTTCGCCGACTTTGAATACCGGCGGCCGCAAATGCAGGTTGCACTGGCGGTGGGCCGGGCGCTGGAGGAGCAGACCGTCCTCACGGTGGAAGCCGGCACCGGGACCGGCAAGTCTTTCGCCTACCTGGTGCCGGCCGCGCTCTGGGCCCTGGACGGGGGACGCCGGGTGGTGGTGTCGACCCATACGGTCAACCTTCAGGACCAGTTGATGGAAAAAGACCTACCGCTTCTCGGCCGGGCGCTAGACGCGCCGCTCAAGACCGTGCTCCTGAAAGGCCGGGGGCACTATCTCTGCCTGCGGCGTTGGGGAGCGGCCGTGAATGAACAGAGCTTTTTACCCGACGAGGGCTTCTTGTATGCCCGCATTGCGGTGTGGCTGGCCCGGACGAAAACCGGAGACCGGGCCGAACTCAGCCTGCGGCCGGAGGAAAAGGGATTCTGGGACGGAGTGGCCGCGGGAGACTGGGGCTGCGCGCACGCGTACTGCCGTTTCAACAGTGTCTGTTTCTTGCAGCGGGCCCGGCGGGCCGCCGAACAGGCGCACCTGGTGATCACCAACCATTCACTCCTGCTTTCCGACCTGAAGATGGAAAACCGACTGCTGCCGGCATACGACGCCCTGGTGCTGGACGAAGCACACCACCTCGAGGGGGTGGCCACCGAGCAACTGGGGACCACCGTATCGCGGGGCGCGCTGGAACGGTGGGTGGAGGGGCTGAACCGGCTGACCGGAAGAATCGGCGAGTTCTACCCGGACAACCGGGATGAGTTTCTCCGGGACGGGGAGGCACTGCTGGCGGCGGTACGGCGTTTTTTCGCCCTGCTGGGTGCGCGTCTGCGGCGGCGGGAACTTCCGGAGGAAGACTTTGCGGCGGAGCGCCTCGGTCCGCGGGCCCTGGACGCGTGCCCGGAAACGGCGGGAAGTTACCTTGAACTTGCCGGGAGTCTGAAAGCCTACGTGCAACGGCTGTCTAGGGCGGTCGAGCGGCTGACCGACAGCACCGTGCCGGCGGTTCAGGAGGAACTGCGGGTGGGGCTCGAGCAGGAGTTGGCGGTTGGCAAGCGCTTGGCCAGCGACCTGGAGTTCGTATACGAGGCCGCCGATCCCGGGTATGTTTTCTGGCTCGAGGGCGGGGGGCGGCAGACCGCCGAGGGCGTGCTCCGCGCGGCGCCGGTCCACGTAGGGGAGCTCTTGCACGACGGCTTCTTCCGCTCCGGCAAGCCGGTCATTCTCACTTCGGCCACACTCACCGTCCAAAGTTCGTTCTCCTTTTTTGACGAGCGGGTGGGGCTTGAGCATTTGCCGCGGGACCTGCGGGGCAGCCTGATCGTTGGTTCTCCTTTCGCCTATGCCGAACAGGCCCTGCTGTACGTGGTGACCGACCTGCCCGACCCGGGAGACGGGGACGGGGCCTACCTGGACGCCGTCAGCGATGCCCTCGGGCGGATCGTCGGGGTCACCCGGGGCCGGACGCTTGCACTATTTACCGCACATAAAGCGTTGCGCACCGCATATAGAAGACTGAAACCCGTCTTGGAAAAGCAAGGCTTGGAACTGTTGGGTCACGGCCTGGACGGGGGGCGGGCGCGTCTTTTGCAGTATTTCCGCAACACACCCCAGGCGGTGCTGTTTGGGGCCTCCAGTTTTTGGGAAGGGGTGGACGTTCCGGGGGACGCGCTGTCCTGCCTGGTGATTGTGAAACTCCCGTTTGAACCGCCCAACCGCCCTGTGCTCCAGGCGCGGCGCGAGGAGGTCCGCCGGCGGGGCCGGAGTGACTTCAACGACCTGTGCCTACCGCAAGCCGTGCTCCGCCTGAAACAGGGTTTTGGACGCCTGATCCGTACCACCGCGGACCGGGGCGTGGTGATTATTTTGGATAACCGGCTGGTACGGAAAAGGTATGGCGCCCTGTTTTTGGAGTCCCTGCCGGCGGCGCCGATGCACGGGTCCCTGGAGGCAGGGCTGGAAGCGACGGCCGCGTTTCTTTTTGACGGCACGTTTGCGGCTTCAAAGCCATAAAATACTCTATCAACGCCTGGAGGAGGGAAAGGTCTTGCGTGTCTACTTCATTCGTCTCCCGGGTTTCCTGAAGTCGATTCTGGCAAAGATCATCAAGTAGGAAGTCCAACCGCAAAAGGCGGGCAAAATCAAAAACCCGCTTTGGTTCTGCGGGTATAAGTTCTTCCGCTGGGGGCTCTTTCACGTGTTCCCCAGCCTTACCACGGAGCCGACACAGGGTGGAGCTGCGCCGTGTGGGGGGACATCACCGCTCTCTCATCCACCAGAGAGCCTCCCCCGACCCTGCTCACGGGTCACACCGGATCCTGTCTGCATTATACCAGTCCGGAGCAGTCGTGACAAGGGGAAACCGAAAAAACGGCCCGCACATTTTTTAGAGGACTTTGGCCCTTGGCGGCGAAGATAATCGAAAACCAGGTTG is drawn from Candidatus Desulforudis audaxviator MP104C and contains these coding sequences:
- a CDS encoding helicase C-terminal domain-containing protein; this translates as MSRTFVVLDLETTGLDPQADEIVEVGLVRVEDGKPGAVFHALVRPSRPLPARIKSLTGLDDADLAERPDWSEVRPAVTAFLGNEPVVGHHVHFDLAFLERHAGYRATQAYDTVDLARLVLPGLPSYRLELLCAHLDLPERPGHRAMEDARAAAGLFTALLERFCRLEFTTQATVHRILSQTPGSPWFPLVDAAVRLGIKTLPDHGIQAAGDGDWPAAVPAVGAGVKTVPGFGPQAVEAFLGPGGVLTRHFADFEYRRPQMQVALAVGRALEEQTVLTVEAGTGTGKSFAYLVPAALWALDGGRRVVVSTHTVNLQDQLMEKDLPLLGRALDAPLKTVLLKGRGHYLCLRRWGAAVNEQSFLPDEGFLYARIAVWLARTKTGDRAELSLRPEEKGFWDGVAAGDWGCAHAYCRFNSVCFLQRARRAAEQAHLVITNHSLLLSDLKMENRLLPAYDALVLDEAHHLEGVATEQLGTTVSRGALERWVEGLNRLTGRIGEFYPDNRDEFLRDGEALLAAVRRFFALLGARLRRRELPEEDFAAERLGPRALDACPETAGSYLELAGSLKAYVQRLSRAVERLTDSTVPAVQEELRVGLEQELAVGKRLASDLEFVYEAADPGYVFWLEGGGRQTAEGVLRAAPVHVGELLHDGFFRSGKPVILTSATLTVQSSFSFFDERVGLEHLPRDLRGSLIVGSPFAYAEQALLYVVTDLPDPGDGDGAYLDAVSDALGRIVGVTRGRTLALFTAHKALRTAYRRLKPVLEKQGLELLGHGLDGGRARLLQYFRNTPQAVLFGASSFWEGVDVPGDALSCLVIVKLPFEPPNRPVLQARREEVRRRGRSDFNDLCLPQAVLRLKQGFGRLIRTTADRGVVIILDNRLVRKRYGALFLESLPAAPMHGSLEAGLEATAAFLFDGTFAASKP
- a CDS encoding carbon-nitrogen hydrolase family protein: MGVIKLGICQMPVTASKEQNLSRARQMAAEAARAGARVVVLPEMFNCPYQHEFFTRFAETCPDGDTFRMLTSTARELGVYLIGGSIPEAEDGRTYNTCFVYGPDGRMLGRQRKLHLFNIETDDLVFRESDTLSPGTGPPTVFVTPLVTFGVAICFDLRFPELFRDLAARGAELIVAPAAFNTFTGPPHWELLLRARAVDNQVFVAGAGPAWTEDSPYPYYGHSLVVNPWAEVIACAGERETVLLAEIDLGQVAEVRKKLPLHRTEKSTLIKF
- a CDS encoding LapA family protein → MQLFLFFGLLFAFLVAVFAVQNADPVDIEFLFWWVKDVSLSLVVLGSVFAGALIALVLGFARQFRMARRIKELTAKLAGYEMGSKGTPRPEKQHKPAAAGEARPGPEPGGDAPAEKEAGPGIRE